One window of Cryobacterium arcticum genomic DNA carries:
- the lhgO gene encoding L-2-hydroxyglutarate oxidase, which produces MGERIAIIGGGIVGVALARALALRGLGGVTVFEKEDRLAAHQTGRNSGVVHAGLYYQPGSLKARLCAAGRTSIRDYCAEKNLPYREVGKLVVAVDESELPALAEIERRAHANGVPGLIRLDGGARLREIEPHVAGVAAVHSPQTAAVDYGAITEAMATDVRSNGGSILTGHEVVALQLEGATVRVRTRESEHVVDRVIACAGLQSDVVARLVGADPSPKILPFRGEYWALDPARTDLVRGMIYPVPDPRFPFLGVHFTRGVYDDVHVGPNAVPALAREGYTWLTVSPRDTWESLRWPGAGALARQHWRMGLDEISGSLVKPLYYRKARRFIPELRMSDLTSKTAAGVRAQAWGRDGTLLDDFAVDQVGPVTLLRNAPSPAATSSMAIAEHVLENYVLARTRD; this is translated from the coding sequence ATGGGCGAACGCATCGCGATCATCGGCGGCGGCATCGTAGGGGTGGCCCTGGCGCGGGCCCTGGCCCTGCGCGGACTCGGCGGCGTCACGGTCTTCGAGAAAGAGGACCGACTCGCCGCGCACCAGACCGGACGCAACTCCGGCGTGGTGCACGCCGGCCTGTACTACCAGCCGGGCAGCCTCAAGGCCCGGCTGTGCGCCGCGGGCCGCACCAGCATCCGCGACTACTGCGCCGAGAAGAACCTGCCCTACCGCGAGGTCGGCAAACTCGTCGTCGCCGTCGACGAAAGCGAGCTGCCGGCCCTCGCCGAGATTGAACGGCGGGCGCACGCCAATGGGGTGCCGGGCCTCATCCGTCTCGACGGCGGCGCGCGGCTCCGCGAGATCGAACCACACGTGGCGGGGGTCGCCGCCGTGCACTCGCCGCAGACCGCGGCCGTGGACTACGGCGCGATCACCGAGGCCATGGCCACGGATGTTCGCAGCAACGGCGGCAGCATCCTCACCGGACACGAGGTGGTGGCGCTGCAGCTCGAGGGAGCGACAGTGCGCGTGCGCACCCGGGAGTCCGAGCATGTCGTCGACCGGGTGATCGCCTGCGCCGGGCTGCAATCCGACGTGGTCGCCCGTCTGGTCGGCGCGGACCCGTCGCCCAAGATTCTGCCCTTCCGCGGCGAGTACTGGGCGCTGGACCCGGCGCGCACCGACCTCGTGCGCGGCATGATCTACCCGGTGCCCGACCCGCGGTTCCCCTTCCTCGGCGTGCACTTCACCCGCGGCGTCTACGACGACGTGCACGTGGGGCCCAACGCGGTGCCGGCCCTGGCCCGGGAGGGGTACACCTGGCTGACCGTCTCGCCCCGGGACACCTGGGAGTCCCTGCGCTGGCCCGGTGCGGGCGCCCTGGCCAGACAGCACTGGCGGATGGGCCTCGACGAGATCAGCGGCTCCCTGGTCAAGCCCCTCTACTACCGCAAGGCCCGCCGGTTCATCCCCGAGCTGCGGATGAGCGACCTCACCAGCAAGACCGCCGCCGGCGTGCGCGCCCAGGCCTGGGGCCGCGACGGCACCCTCCTCGACGACTTCGCGGTCGACCAGGTCGGGCCGGTCACGCTGCTGCGCAACGCCCCCTCTCCAGCTGCCACCTCCTCGATGGCGATCGCCGAGCACGTGCTCGAGAACTACGTCCTGGCGCGCACCCGCGACTAG
- a CDS encoding endonuclease domain-containing protein produces MKRRTEIPRALQGRAFSHQEGLSEGMTRARMRGDDLARPYHGIRVVPSDSTDPLARIRSYLPHLSGEQFFSHTSAALIHNMPLPLRLAQDPRVHVSTHIASSRHAGRGVVGHQVQRDRVRVVVVTGMQVTSPVDTWCQLSTMLSLDALIEAGDALVRRKRPLATMDELRAGVLRYTGQRGAKKLREAFESVRPRTDSAKETATRLVIVRAGLPEPEVNGEIFDRLGRKIATGDLVFRKYKVLVEYDGEQHRTDEEQYHWDVDRLDAIMEAGWRVIRINKSHLRMSPSPALRKITTALAAAGWSP; encoded by the coding sequence ATGAAACGGCGCACAGAGATACCGCGAGCGCTGCAAGGGCGCGCATTCAGCCATCAGGAAGGGCTGTCCGAGGGTATGACACGGGCGCGTATGCGTGGTGACGACCTGGCGCGGCCGTACCACGGCATCCGTGTGGTGCCGTCTGACTCGACCGACCCGCTCGCCCGTATCCGCTCGTACCTGCCCCATCTCAGCGGGGAACAGTTCTTCAGCCACACCAGCGCTGCTCTCATCCACAATATGCCGCTGCCGTTGCGCCTCGCCCAGGATCCACGCGTGCACGTCTCGACTCACATCGCATCATCGAGGCACGCCGGCCGCGGCGTCGTGGGGCATCAGGTACAGCGCGACCGGGTTCGCGTCGTCGTCGTGACCGGGATGCAGGTGACCTCCCCGGTCGATACATGGTGTCAGCTATCCACAATGTTGTCATTGGACGCCCTGATCGAAGCGGGAGATGCTCTGGTACGTCGGAAGCGGCCGCTGGCGACCATGGATGAGCTGCGCGCTGGCGTGTTGCGGTACACCGGGCAACGTGGGGCGAAGAAGCTGCGCGAGGCCTTCGAGTCTGTGCGGCCCCGGACGGATTCAGCCAAGGAGACGGCGACCAGGTTGGTGATCGTGCGGGCAGGGCTACCCGAACCGGAGGTGAACGGTGAGATTTTCGACAGGCTGGGCCGCAAGATCGCGACCGGGGACCTCGTGTTTCGCAAGTACAAGGTGCTCGTGGAGTACGACGGCGAGCAGCACCGCACCGACGAGGAGCAGTATCACTGGGACGTGGACCGTCTTGATGCGATCATGGAGGCCGGCTGGCGCGTCATCCGCATCAATAAATCGCATCTGAGGATGTCGCCTTCGCCGGCCCTGCGGAAGATCACCACGGCCCTCGCCGCAGCGGGGTGGAGCCCATGA
- a CDS encoding SDR family NAD(P)-dependent oxidoreductase produces the protein MTWNPRALPDQTGRTIVVTGANAGLGYFTSEQLARAGAHVVLACRNPAKAAAAVAAIRGRVPGASVSTLELDVADLTSVRRAAERMLDLPQLHGLILNAGIVHPPTDRSVSLDGTELVLATNYTGHFLLTSLVLPVLQRTPGSRVVSLGSMISRLMDSSLDDLQLEVTYNGWKAYAQSKIAMQVFGFELDRRLHAAGLDGPTGVQSLVSHPGYSISGLTPGIRGVNEVSRAKRFVDTLQGFIGAQGKDAGAWPTVRAAIDPAAVGGQYYGPRFLTRGTPTLQRPTRTSLDRGIADRLFARTEALVGAPFSLPA, from the coding sequence GTGACCTGGAACCCGCGGGCGCTGCCCGATCAAACCGGCCGCACCATCGTGGTCACGGGCGCCAACGCCGGCCTGGGCTACTTCACGAGCGAGCAACTCGCGCGTGCCGGCGCCCACGTGGTGCTGGCCTGCCGCAACCCGGCCAAGGCGGCCGCGGCCGTCGCCGCGATCCGCGGGCGCGTTCCCGGCGCATCCGTCTCAACCCTCGAGCTGGACGTCGCCGACCTCACCTCGGTGCGCCGGGCAGCAGAGCGGATGCTCGACCTTCCGCAGCTGCACGGCCTCATCCTCAACGCCGGCATCGTGCACCCGCCCACCGACCGTTCGGTGAGCCTGGACGGCACCGAGCTGGTGCTCGCCACGAATTACACCGGCCATTTCTTGCTCACCAGCCTGGTTCTGCCCGTGCTGCAGCGCACCCCCGGCAGCCGGGTGGTGTCGCTCGGGTCGATGATCTCCCGGCTGATGGACTCCTCACTCGACGATCTTCAGCTGGAGGTCACCTACAACGGCTGGAAGGCTTACGCGCAGTCCAAGATCGCGATGCAGGTGTTCGGTTTCGAGCTTGACCGGCGGCTGCACGCGGCCGGCCTCGATGGCCCGACCGGGGTGCAGAGCCTGGTGTCCCACCCCGGCTACTCGATTTCGGGGCTCACGCCCGGCATCCGCGGCGTCAACGAGGTCAGCCGTGCCAAGCGGTTCGTCGACACCCTGCAGGGCTTCATCGGCGCCCAGGGCAAGGATGCCGGTGCCTGGCCGACCGTGCGGGCGGCGATCGATCCCGCTGCCGTCGGCGGCCAGTACTACGGCCCCCGTTTCCTCACCCGCGGCACTCCGACCCTGCAGCGCCCCACACGCACCTCGCTCGACCGCGGCATCGCCGACCGCCTCTTCGCCCGCACCGAGGCCCTGGTGGGCGCCCCCTTCTCCCTCCCCGCCTAA
- a CDS encoding DMT family transporter, producing MSDVTTTRRPLVALQFLGMGVVWGASFLFMKIALEGVSFGQVAWSRLVLGGLTLGLIVLITRPRINNGPVLPREGVVWLHFLVIAFTGCFIPHLLFAWAEQYVSSSLASIYNAVTPIMTAVMVTAVFRVEKLARDQIVGVLVGIIGVVVIIAPWQYTALTGDLWGQLACLGAALCYGFTFGYTRKHLSGRPIAGTTFAFLNIGLAGAAMLLFTPVLAWQPVALTTPIVLSLVTLGALGTGLAYIWHINVLRAWGPTTTSTVTYVTPVVGVLLGVLILAETFSWHEPLGALLVLMGILLTQKRVRLPLRAPRPA from the coding sequence GTGAGTGATGTTACGACTACCCGAAGGCCCCTGGTCGCCCTGCAATTCCTGGGCATGGGCGTCGTCTGGGGTGCCAGCTTCCTGTTCATGAAGATCGCCCTCGAGGGCGTGAGTTTCGGCCAGGTGGCCTGGTCGCGCCTCGTGCTCGGTGGCCTCACGCTGGGCCTGATCGTGCTGATCACCCGCCCGCGCATCAACAACGGCCCGGTGCTGCCACGGGAGGGCGTGGTCTGGCTGCACTTCCTGGTCATCGCGTTCACCGGATGCTTCATCCCGCACCTGCTCTTCGCCTGGGCCGAGCAATACGTCTCGTCGAGCCTGGCCAGCATTTACAACGCCGTGACACCCATCATGACCGCCGTCATGGTCACCGCGGTCTTCCGGGTCGAGAAGCTCGCCCGCGACCAGATCGTCGGCGTGCTCGTCGGCATCATTGGTGTGGTCGTCATCATCGCGCCCTGGCAGTACACCGCGCTCACCGGCGACCTCTGGGGCCAGCTCGCCTGCCTCGGTGCGGCGCTCTGCTACGGCTTCACCTTCGGCTACACCCGCAAGCACCTCAGCGGTCGGCCCATCGCCGGCACCACCTTCGCGTTCCTCAACATCGGCTTGGCCGGTGCGGCGATGCTGCTGTTCACGCCGGTCCTGGCCTGGCAGCCGGTAGCACTGACCACCCCGATCGTGCTGAGCCTGGTCACCCTCGGCGCCCTCGGCACCGGCTTGGCCTACATCTGGCACATCAACGTGCTGCGCGCCTGGGGCCCCACCACGACCTCCACGGTCACCTACGTCACACCCGTCGTGGGTGTGCTGCTCGGCGTGCTCATCCTGGCCGAGACCTTCTCCTGGCACGAACCGCTCGGAGCGCTCCTGGTCCTGATGGGTATCCTGCTCACCCAGAAGCGCGTGCGCCTGCCCCTGCGGGCACCCCGCCCCGCCTGA
- a CDS encoding GNAT family N-acetyltransferase gives MSAQRPDEHVLTGRFVCLERLSHAHLPELHRAIAHPAVFAGGYGGGPHGLPADLDEFVAFASKYYQWDALPYAVRVVSGPHAGDLVGTSTLGDIDLPNEALHLGWTAYAPQVWGTAVNPETKLLMLGAAFEHGFGRVKIQADVLNSRSRAAILGIGAQFEGINRRVQRRADGSWRDTAVYSVLADEWPVVQAGLQKRLEGFAGTSVEYSNPRAPRRRVTPA, from the coding sequence GTGAGTGCCCAGCGGCCTGACGAGCACGTGCTCACGGGGCGTTTCGTGTGCCTGGAGCGGCTCAGCCACGCGCACCTGCCGGAGCTGCATCGTGCCATCGCGCATCCGGCGGTCTTCGCCGGCGGTTACGGTGGCGGCCCGCACGGACTGCCCGCCGACCTCGACGAGTTCGTGGCGTTCGCGTCGAAGTACTACCAGTGGGATGCGCTGCCCTACGCCGTGCGCGTGGTGTCCGGTCCGCATGCGGGCGACCTGGTGGGCACCTCCACCCTGGGCGACATCGACCTGCCCAACGAGGCGCTGCACCTGGGCTGGACCGCCTATGCCCCGCAGGTGTGGGGAACCGCGGTGAACCCCGAGACCAAGCTGCTCATGCTCGGAGCCGCGTTCGAGCACGGCTTCGGCCGCGTCAAGATCCAGGCCGACGTGCTCAACTCCCGATCCCGGGCCGCGATTCTGGGCATCGGCGCGCAATTCGAGGGCATCAACCGGCGCGTACAGCGCCGGGCGGATGGCTCCTGGCGCGACACCGCCGTCTACTCGGTGCTTGCCGACGAGTGGCCCGTCGTGCAGGCCGGGCTGCAGAAACGCCTCGAGGGTTTCGCCGGCACATCGGTCGAATACAGCAACCCGCGCGCTCCCCGCCGCCGCGTCACCCCCGCCTGA
- a CDS encoding adenylosuccinate synthase, which produces MPAIVLIGAQWGDEGKGKATDLLGSRVDYVVKFNGGNNAGHTVVVGTEKYALHLLPSGILTPGVTPIIANGVVVDIEVLFEELDALSSRGVDVSKLRVSANAHVITQYHRTMDKVTERFLGKRQIGTTGRGIGPTYADKINRVGIRIQDLFDENILRQKVEGALGQKNHMLVKVYNRRAITVDEIVDDLLSYAERLRPMVADTALLLHEALVDGKTVLFEGGQATMLDVDHGTYPFVTSSNATSGGAVTGSGIGPNRIDRIIAVVKAYTTRVGAGPFPTELFDESGEFLRAKGFEFGTTTGRPRRCGWYDAPIARYTARINGVTDFVLTKLDVLTGLETIPVCVAYEVDGVRYDEVPVSQSDFHHAKPVYEEFPGWTEDITMVRRFEDLPKNAQDYVLALEAMSGARISAIGVGPDREAILTRHDLID; this is translated from the coding sequence ATGCCAGCCATCGTTCTGATCGGCGCCCAGTGGGGCGACGAGGGTAAGGGCAAGGCCACCGACCTGCTCGGCAGCCGGGTCGACTACGTCGTCAAGTTCAACGGCGGCAACAACGCCGGCCACACCGTGGTCGTCGGCACCGAGAAGTATGCTCTGCACCTGCTGCCCTCGGGCATCCTCACGCCTGGCGTCACCCCGATCATCGCCAACGGTGTCGTCGTCGACATCGAGGTGCTCTTCGAGGAGCTCGACGCGCTCAGCTCCCGCGGTGTCGACGTGTCCAAGCTGCGCGTCAGCGCCAACGCGCACGTGATCACCCAGTACCACCGCACCATGGACAAGGTCACCGAGCGGTTCCTGGGCAAGCGCCAGATCGGCACCACCGGCCGCGGCATCGGCCCGACCTACGCCGACAAGATCAACCGGGTCGGTATCCGCATCCAGGACCTGTTCGACGAGAACATCCTGCGCCAGAAGGTGGAGGGCGCGCTCGGCCAGAAGAACCACATGCTGGTCAAGGTGTACAACCGCCGCGCCATCACCGTCGACGAGATCGTCGACGACCTGCTCAGCTACGCCGAGCGCCTGCGCCCCATGGTCGCCGACACCGCGCTGCTGCTGCACGAGGCGCTCGTTGACGGCAAGACCGTTCTGTTCGAGGGCGGCCAGGCCACCATGCTGGATGTCGACCACGGCACCTACCCGTTCGTCACGTCGTCCAACGCCACCTCGGGTGGCGCGGTGACCGGTTCCGGCATCGGCCCGAACCGCATCGACCGCATCATCGCGGTCGTCAAGGCGTACACGACCCGCGTCGGCGCCGGCCCGTTCCCCACCGAGCTGTTCGACGAGTCCGGCGAGTTCCTGCGCGCCAAGGGCTTCGAGTTCGGCACCACCACCGGCCGCCCGCGCCGCTGTGGCTGGTACGACGCCCCGATCGCCCGCTACACGGCGCGCATCAACGGTGTCACCGACTTCGTGCTCACCAAGCTCGACGTGCTCACGGGCTTGGAGACCATCCCGGTCTGCGTCGCCTACGAGGTCGACGGCGTGCGCTACGACGAGGTGCCGGTCTCGCAGTCCGACTTCCACCACGCCAAGCCCGTCTATGAGGAATTCCCCGGCTGGACCGAGGACATCACCATGGTGCGCCGCTTCGAGGACCTCCCGAAGAACGCCCAGGACTACGTCCTCGCGCTCGAGGCCATGAGCGGCGCCCGCATCTCCGCCATCGGCGTCGGCCCCGACCGCGAAGCGATCCTCACCCGCCACGACCTCATCGACTAA
- a CDS encoding DUF3151 domain-containing protein: MLNSRFGAVLVGFSVTGANLLDQPETLLPAEPEVTEALSRTGMQDIATVVAAHPKSSLAWAALADVTHSQGRLLEAYAYARVGYHRGLDALRKAGWRGQGPIPWSHAPNRGVLRALFALRRAAAEIGETDEFERLTEFLNGADATVIPLLRSESDDSQKFPAAPPAVSPGEDPAPPTAAFFIQGEN, from the coding sequence GTGCTTAACTCACGGTTCGGCGCCGTCTTGGTAGGATTCAGTGTGACCGGCGCAAATCTGCTTGACCAGCCCGAGACCCTCCTACCCGCGGAACCGGAGGTGACTGAGGCGCTCAGCCGAACCGGAATGCAAGATATTGCAACCGTTGTGGCGGCGCATCCGAAGTCGTCACTGGCGTGGGCAGCCCTCGCGGACGTGACCCACTCTCAGGGCCGACTGCTCGAGGCCTACGCGTATGCCCGGGTGGGCTACCACCGCGGCCTCGACGCGCTGCGCAAGGCGGGCTGGCGCGGCCAGGGCCCGATCCCGTGGTCGCACGCACCCAACCGCGGGGTGCTCCGCGCCCTGTTCGCCCTCCGCCGCGCCGCGGCCGAGATCGGCGAGACCGACGAGTTCGAACGCCTCACCGAGTTCCTGAATGGGGCCGACGCCACCGTCATCCCGCTGCTGCGCTCCGAGTCGGACGACTCCCAGAAGTTCCCGGCGGCCCCGCCCGCCGTTTCACCAGGCGAGGACCCGGCCCCGCCGACCGCTGCCTTCTTTATCCAAGGAGAAAACTAA
- a CDS encoding TetR/AcrR family transcriptional regulator, with translation MTGTKRAILDAALEIAAERGISGTTMDDVAERAGVAKGSLYYNFASKDKLFEGLLGEGMAALTEVLREARTGVEGWSAIEALVTTLLGSIARNTALAKIIAGDIFRTDRAWREASFTFRHDALAEFEVAITEALPEASAVGASALMASSVFGATLMAGLEWLLFDEERPQAEVVAAVLCTFSGRLVPATH, from the coding sequence ATGACCGGCACCAAGCGGGCGATTCTCGACGCGGCGCTCGAGATCGCGGCCGAGCGCGGCATCAGTGGAACCACCATGGACGACGTCGCCGAACGTGCCGGCGTGGCCAAGGGCAGTCTCTATTACAACTTCGCGTCCAAGGACAAGCTCTTCGAGGGACTGCTCGGCGAGGGCATGGCCGCGCTCACCGAGGTCCTGCGCGAGGCCCGCACCGGCGTGGAAGGCTGGAGCGCCATCGAGGCCCTCGTCACCACACTCCTCGGAAGCATCGCGCGCAACACCGCCCTGGCCAAGATCATCGCCGGCGATATCTTCCGCACCGACCGGGCCTGGCGGGAGGCCTCGTTCACCTTCCGGCACGACGCGCTCGCCGAGTTCGAGGTCGCCATCACCGAAGCGCTGCCGGAGGCATCCGCGGTCGGTGCCTCGGCGCTCATGGCCAGCAGTGTGTTCGGCGCCACCCTCATGGCCGGGCTGGAATGGCTGCTCTTCGACGAGGAACGCCCGCAGGCCGAGGTGGTCGCCGCCGTCCTATGCACCTTCTCCGGCCGCCTGGTGCCCGCCACCCACTAG
- a CDS encoding YhgE/Pip domain-containing protein gives MKIFAMIRAELARLTATTMSRVALVALMLVPVLYGGLYLWANQDPYAGLDRVPVALVVADTGTEADGTTTNYGSDVAEQLIDDGTFDWHKVTADTAQAGVADATYDFSVTIPADFSSSIASSSTDSPHQATITLTTNDTNSYLASTIGSQAAQSIRDAIVARVNEQAADQLLIGLSDIRSSLVDAADGAGQLTDGAGTAADGGTSLADGASQLADGTGQLATGAGSLADGTGQVADGASKVADGTGQVASGADALATGAGTLSTGAGSLASGTAQVATGADSLATATGQVADGTAALSQGAASLADGTGKVSAGAAQVAAAAQKVADGTAALNTAAQQASAGVAGAGAVYTAAQTALADQLTADGLSPAQIDEALATLTPIGGTLTQSGAALTQAGTAIATLSTGTTQLAAGAAATATGAQQSADGATTLATGAATASAGARKTADGAATLATGAHQSADGASALATGAGQAASGAATLAAGADQTAAGAATLSSGATSAADGAAALSTGASSAKTGADSLATGASSLSDGLLGLKTGAGTLRDGLTNGVNSIPDTDAATRDLQGSTIADPVDLQKAAVTSAGTYGAGLAPFFASLAGWIGIYALFLIVKPVSRRAITALHSPLKITLAGWLTPGILGLLQMAALFGILTGVLHFEVHNPVGTYAMMGLAAMTFAAIILALNVWLGSVGQFVGLVLMVIQLVTAGGTFPWQTLPAPLAFLHHVMPMSYAVDGIRQLMYGGNPATALNDAGVLLLWLTGALVLAAIGVVRMTHFRTLRDLKPSLIG, from the coding sequence GTGAAGATCTTCGCCATGATCCGCGCCGAACTGGCGCGCCTGACCGCCACCACCATGTCCCGGGTAGCCCTCGTGGCCCTGATGCTCGTGCCCGTGCTCTACGGCGGCCTATACCTGTGGGCCAACCAGGACCCGTACGCAGGCCTGGACCGCGTGCCGGTCGCCCTGGTGGTGGCCGACACCGGCACCGAGGCCGACGGCACGACCACCAACTACGGGTCGGATGTCGCCGAGCAGCTCATCGACGACGGCACCTTCGACTGGCACAAAGTGACCGCCGACACCGCCCAGGCCGGCGTCGCCGACGCCACCTACGACTTCAGCGTCACGATCCCCGCCGACTTTTCCAGCTCGATCGCTTCCTCGTCGACCGACTCACCACACCAGGCCACCATCACCCTCACCACGAACGACACCAACAGCTACCTCGCGTCCACGATCGGCAGCCAGGCGGCGCAGAGCATCCGGGACGCCATCGTGGCCCGGGTGAACGAGCAGGCCGCCGACCAGTTGCTCATCGGGCTTTCCGACATCCGCTCGAGCCTGGTCGACGCGGCCGACGGCGCGGGCCAGCTGACGGATGGCGCGGGCACCGCGGCCGACGGCGGCACCAGCCTGGCCGATGGCGCGAGCCAGCTCGCCGACGGTACCGGCCAGCTGGCCACGGGCGCCGGCAGCCTGGCCGATGGCACCGGGCAGGTCGCCGACGGGGCCAGCAAGGTGGCCGACGGGACGGGCCAGGTGGCCTCGGGCGCCGATGCCCTGGCCACGGGCGCGGGCACCCTGAGCACGGGCGCCGGCAGCCTGGCCTCCGGCACGGCGCAGGTCGCCACCGGCGCCGACTCGCTCGCGACGGCGACCGGCCAGGTGGCCGACGGCACCGCCGCGCTCTCGCAGGGCGCCGCATCCCTCGCTGACGGCACGGGCAAAGTCTCGGCCGGAGCCGCCCAGGTGGCCGCCGCCGCCCAGAAGGTGGCCGATGGCACAGCGGCGCTGAACACGGCCGCGCAGCAAGCGTCCGCCGGCGTCGCCGGGGCCGGAGCGGTCTACACCGCCGCGCAGACCGCCCTGGCCGACCAGCTCACCGCCGACGGCCTGAGCCCCGCCCAGATCGACGAGGCGCTGGCGACCCTGACCCCGATCGGCGGCACCCTCACCCAGAGCGGAGCCGCCCTCACCCAGGCGGGCACCGCCATCGCGACACTGTCGACCGGCACCACCCAGCTGGCCGCCGGAGCCGCCGCGACCGCCACCGGCGCCCAGCAGAGCGCCGACGGGGCCACAACCCTGGCCACCGGCGCGGCCACCGCCTCGGCCGGAGCACGCAAGACGGCCGACGGCGCCGCCACCCTCGCCACCGGAGCCCACCAGAGCGCCGACGGCGCCAGCGCCCTCGCCACCGGGGCCGGCCAAGCAGCGAGCGGCGCGGCCACCCTGGCCGCCGGCGCGGACCAGACCGCCGCGGGAGCCGCCACCCTGAGTTCCGGGGCGACCTCCGCCGCCGACGGCGCTGCGGCTCTGAGCACCGGAGCCAGCTCGGCGAAGACCGGTGCGGACAGCCTCGCCACCGGAGCATCCTCGCTCAGCGACGGGCTGCTCGGCCTCAAGACCGGCGCGGGCACCCTCCGCGACGGGCTGACCAACGGTGTCAACAGCATCCCCGACACGGATGCCGCCACCCGCGACCTGCAGGGCTCCACCATCGCCGACCCGGTCGACCTGCAGAAGGCGGCCGTGACTTCCGCCGGCACCTACGGCGCCGGGCTCGCCCCGTTCTTTGCCAGCCTGGCCGGCTGGATCGGGATCTACGCCCTGTTCCTGATCGTAAAGCCGGTCTCCCGCCGCGCCATCACGGCGCTGCACTCGCCGCTGAAGATCACCCTCGCCGGCTGGCTCACCCCGGGCATCCTGGGGCTGCTGCAGATGGCGGCACTGTTCGGGATCCTCACCGGCGTGCTGCACTTCGAGGTGCACAACCCCGTGGGCACCTACGCAATGATGGGTCTGGCCGCGATGACGTTCGCAGCGATCATCCTCGCGCTGAACGTCTGGCTGGGCAGCGTGGGCCAGTTCGTCGGCCTCGTGCTCATGGTGATCCAGCTCGTCACCGCCGGCGGCACCTTCCCGTGGCAAACCCTGCCGGCTCCCCTGGCGTTCCTGCACCACGTGATGCCGATGAGCTACGCGGTCGACGGCATCCGTCAGCTGATGTACGGCGGCAACCCGGCCACCGCGCTGAACGACGCCGGCGTGCTGCTGCTCTGGCTGACCGGCGCGCTCGTGCTGGCCGCGATCGGCGTGGTGCGGATGACGCACTTCCGTACCCTGCGCGACCTCAAGCCCAGCCTGATCGGCTGA
- a CDS encoding NAD(P)-dependent malic enzyme translates to MSLTLSAPPTVPGADVSRRVSTDEIFAAHEGGKLRIELARPIDTARDLAVVYTPGVAEVSRAIHADAAVAASHTWASRLVAVVSDGTAVLGLGDIGPAAALPVMEGKSALFQRFAGLNSIPLVLDTTDVDEIVETLVRLRHSFGAVNLEDVSAPRCFELEAKLIEALDMPVMHDDQHGTAVVVLAAITNGAKVLGRDLRGLRVVVSGAGAAGIAIAALLLEVGIEDVLVLDSKGILSNRRFDLLGVKARFALRSNPHQIHGGPAEALVGADVFIGVSSSTVDEQLLATMSDDAMIFALSNPEPEVEPEVAARYATIVATGRSDYPNQINNVLAFPGIFRGALDAGARRITTAMKIAAATAIADLVGDDLAADFIVPSPFDDRVAPAVAAAVIAAV, encoded by the coding sequence ATGTCCCTCACCCTGTCCGCTCCGCCCACCGTCCCCGGCGCCGACGTCAGCCGCCGGGTGAGCACCGACGAGATCTTCGCTGCCCACGAGGGCGGCAAGCTGCGCATCGAGCTGGCCCGCCCCATCGACACCGCGCGCGACCTGGCCGTCGTCTACACGCCCGGCGTCGCCGAGGTCAGCCGGGCCATCCACGCGGATGCCGCCGTCGCCGCGTCGCACACCTGGGCGAGCCGTCTCGTCGCCGTCGTCAGCGACGGCACCGCGGTGCTGGGCCTGGGCGACATCGGCCCGGCGGCTGCTCTGCCCGTGATGGAGGGCAAGTCGGCGCTGTTCCAGCGCTTCGCCGGGCTCAACTCGATCCCACTGGTGCTCGACACCACCGATGTCGACGAGATCGTCGAGACCCTGGTGCGACTGCGCCACAGCTTCGGCGCCGTGAACCTCGAAGACGTGTCGGCCCCGCGCTGCTTCGAGCTCGAGGCCAAGCTGATCGAGGCCCTCGACATGCCCGTGATGCATGACGACCAACACGGCACGGCCGTCGTGGTGCTCGCGGCGATCACCAACGGTGCCAAGGTGTTGGGCCGCGACCTCCGTGGTCTCCGGGTTGTCGTCTCCGGAGCGGGCGCCGCGGGCATCGCCATCGCCGCCCTCCTGCTGGAGGTGGGGATCGAAGACGTGCTGGTGCTGGACTCGAAGGGCATCCTGAGCAATCGCCGGTTCGACCTGTTGGGCGTCAAGGCCCGGTTCGCGCTGAGGTCCAACCCGCACCAGATCCACGGCGGCCCGGCCGAGGCGCTGGTGGGCGCGGACGTCTTCATCGGCGTCTCCTCCAGCACGGTCGACGAACAGCTGCTCGCCACGATGTCGGACGACGCCATGATCTTCGCGCTGTCCAACCCCGAACCGGAAGTGGAGCCCGAGGTGGCCGCCCGCTACGCCACGATCGTCGCCACGGGACGCAGCGATTATCCCAACCAGATCAACAACGTTCTGGCGTTCCCCGGCATCTTCCGGGGTGCGCTGGATGCCGGCGCCCGCCGGATCACCACCGCCATGAAGATCGCCGCCGCCACGGCCATCGCCGACCTGGTCGGTGACGACCTGGCCGCCGATTTCATCGTGCCGAGCCCGTTCGACGACCGCGTCGCACCCGCCGTGGCCGCCGCGGTGATCGCCGCCGTCTAA